A single window of Nicotiana sylvestris chromosome 5, ASM39365v2, whole genome shotgun sequence DNA harbors:
- the LOC138869290 gene encoding uncharacterized protein — protein MYRALSEQQDEALKDLPILQVKLEKDRKEVSSLKREHDDLVKKVRICETKNEQLVVVTNNTTLQVQEKIDLIDQLQGEMDEVKATTEVWKGKILDLEKEAAKIELASAKNQLRVAKSINRPGVAKSINRPRSQLSSAVTKRDALRQEYEALRSKLDATSFDVKEMLA, from the coding sequence ATGTACAGGGCTCTCAGTGAGCAACAAGACGAGGCCCTTAAGGACCTCCCAATTCTACAAGTTAAACTAGAAAAGGATCGAAAGGAGGTTTCGTCCTTGAAGCGGGAGCACGATGACCTAGTCAAGAAGGTAAGGATCTGTGAAACTAAAAATGAGCAGCTAGTCGTGGTGACTAATAACACAACTTTGCAGGTCCAAGAGAAGATAGACCTAATCGACCAGCTTCAAGGTGAGATGGATGAGGTCAAGGCTACGACTGAGGTTTGGAAGGGCAAGATTCTAGATTTGGAGAAAGAAGCTGCAAAAATAGAGCTAGCATCAGCCAAAAACCAACTCCGGGTCGCAAAGTCGATAAATAGACCCGGAGTCGCAAAGTCGATAAATAGACCCAGGTCGCAACTGAGCTCGGCTGTTACGAAAAGGGATGCCCTCAGACAAGAATATGAAGCACTGAGGTCCAAGTTGGATGCTACCTCTTTTGACGTCAAGGAAATGTTGGCCTAG